The Brachionichthys hirsutus isolate HB-005 chromosome 8, CSIRO-AGI_Bhir_v1, whole genome shotgun sequence genome contains a region encoding:
- the h1m gene encoding linker histone H1M, whose product MPPKKPVAEASDPPKAKEPDAAAPRKPPAHPSTSIMVKEALEALDSRKGVSSMAIKTYIKRKYPSVDEARLKHLVRNALKKGIETGTLVRPASSGVVVGALGKFRIATKEKEAKPKSENADPNVQKVPKATKESAKKSPKAGASKKKDAAEEQNKSQEESNPPKKEKDAAKEQNKSQEKGAAAKKPKGKAKAAEKGEDEGASASAKPKAAKETKAASQKTKDSRNASATKPAGRRAKKPAA is encoded by the exons ATGCCTCCTAAGAAGCCGGTTGCAGAAGCCTCCGACCCGCCGAAAGCGAAGGAACCAG ATGCCGCAGCGCCGCGTAAACCACCCGCCCATCCCTCCACATCCATTATGGTGAAAGAGGCCCTGGAAGCGTTGGACTCGCGCAAAGGCGTCTCATCGATGGCGATAAAGACTTACATTAAGAGGAAATATCCGTCAGTCGACGAGGCGAGGCTGAAGCACTTGGTGCGTAATGCCCTGAAGAAAGGCATCGAGACCGGCACCTTGGTGCGACCTGCCAGCTCCGGCGTCGTTGTTGGCGCGCTGGGGAAGTTTAGG ATCGCGACTAAAGAAAAGGAGGCAAAGCCAAAAAGTGAGAACGCAGACCCGAACGTGCAGAAAGTGCCTAAAGCGACAAAGGAGAGCGCCAAGAAGTCTCCAAAAGCAG GCGCGAGTAAGAAGAAAGATGCTGCTGAAGAACAGAACAAATCACAAGAG GAGTCCAATCCCCCCAAAAAGGAGAAAGATGCTGCTAAAGAACAGAACAAATCACAA GAGAAGGGTGCTGCAGCAAAGAAGCCTAAAGGTAAAGCTAAAGCGGCAGAGAAGGGGGAAGACGAGGGAGCCTCTGCCTCAGCTAAACCTAAAGCTGCGAAGGAGACAAAGGCAGCATCCCAGAAGACTAAGGATAGCAGGAACGCCTCGGCTACTAAACCAGCTGGAAGACGAGCGAAGAAGCCCGCAGCGTAG